Genomic window (Methanofollis sp.):
CCGACAAAACTGAAGGCCCCGCCGATGAGGCTCCCGGCGATGCCGAGGATGAGGGCTTCGTACAGGAACATCAGGAGTATCTCGCGGCGCAGCGCCCCGATACTCCGCATCACCCCGATCTCCCGTGTCCGTTCCGTGACCGAGATGATCATGACGTTCAGGATCGAGACCGCCGCGATGACCAGGGAGACCGCCCCGATCGCAAGGAGGAACCGCGTCATTGCGGCATAGATCTCGTTCATCTGCCGGAGGGCCTCCCGCGAGTCGGTGATGTCGACGACGTCGTCGCGCCTGTTGAGGAGACTGTCCACATCCTCCTTGACGCCGTCGATCTCCGCAGGGTCGGCGACCCGGATCACCACATAGTCATAGCCCTCCCTGTCCGGGAAGAAGTACCGAAACCTCTCTTCCACGATGACGACCGCATAGTCAGGGTTGATGTCGAAGGCAAATCCCCTTTCGGCGATGATGCCGGAGACGATCGTCTGCTCGTCGCCGAGGCGGATCCTGCTCCCGGCCCGCAGGTCGTACTCCCTGGCCAGGTAGGTGCCGACAAGGGCACTCCTCGACCCGGTGCGCAGGTGGTTCCCGTCCTCCAGGTCGAGGAGATAGGGGATGTCGTCGGTCGCAAGCCCGATGACCTGTGCGTACCCCCCCTCGCTCCCGACCGTGATCTCCCCGGCCCCCTGGAGGACGGGGATCACCCTGTTCCCCCCTGCCGCCCTCTCGATGCGCTCGACGTCGGCGTCGGGGATGGTGGCCGCGACCACGGTCCTTGGGTCGCCGACGAACCCGGCGCCGCCGAGGGCAGTGTGCGGGGTGATGATGATCGTGTCCCCGACATCGGCGATGAGAGCGGCGGCTAGGAGGTTGATGGAGTTCCCCATCACGCCGAGGGACGCGATCGCAAAGACGCCGATGACGATCCCGAGGGTGGCGAGGAAGGACCGCGCCTTGTGGCGCCGCAGGTTCCGCACCGCGAAGGTAAGGAAGATCATACGATTTTGCCGTCGACGATGGTGATCCGCCGCCGTGCGTACGCGGCGACGTTCTGGTCGTGGGTGACCATGATGATCGTCCTGCCCCGTCGATTCATATCAGCCAGGATCTCCATGATCCCTGTCCCGGTCTTCGTGTCCAGGTTGCCTGTCGGTTCGTCGGCAAGGAGGATCTCGGGGTCGTTGATGAGTGCGCGGGCGATCGCCACCCTCTGCTGCTGCCCGCCCGAGAGTTCTGCGGGCGTGTGGGAGAAGAGTTCCTCTTCGAGGCCGACGGCGGCGAGGACTTCCAGGCAGCGTTCGATGCATCCCCCTTTCTGTTCCTTCAGGATGTGGGGGAACTCCACGTTCTCGATGACATTCAGGAGGGGGATGAGGTTGAACTGCTGGAAGATGAAGCCGATATGGTCGCGGCGGAGACGGGTGAGGTCGTCGTCGGGGAGCGTGCCGATGTCTTTTCCTTTGATGGAGAGCGTCCCTGACGACGGGGTGTCCAGGCAGCCCATGAGGTTCAGGAGGGTGGACTTTCCCGACCCCGAGGGACCCATGATTGCCAGGAACTCGCCGGGCATCACGTCGAGGGAGACATGGTCGAGTGCGACGACGTCGCCTGCCGGCAGGGGGTAGACCTTGGTCACGTCCGTGAATCTGATGATAGGTTCTTCTTCATTCATGTCGCAACGCCTCGATCGGGTTTACATGGGAGGCCTTCCACGCGGGGTAGAGGCCGGAGAGGATGCTCGTGCCGATGCCGAAGGCCATCCCGTACAGGACGTAGACAAGGCTTGAAGGGACAAAGAGGTACGAGGTGTCCTGGAGCATGACGCTGACCGCGAGGTAGCCGCCGACAAAACTCATGAGGCCTCCGATGGCGCTCCCGGTCAGGCCGAGGATGAGGGACTCGTACAGGAACATCAGGAGGACCTCTTTCTGCAGGGCGCCGATGGACCTGATCACCCCGATCTCCTTTGTCCTTTCCGTCACCGACATCATCATCACATTGAAGATGGAGACCCCGGCGACGACGAGGGAGATGCCGCCGATGGCCGTGGTGAACGTCGAGATGCTGTTGAAGGTCTCGATGAGGGTCTCCAGGATCGCCTTCGTGTCGAGGACGTTCACCACCTGCTCTCTCCTGTTGAGCTGGTCCTCGATGGCGGCCTTGACCGCGTCGATCTCGTTGAGGTCGCGCACCTTGACGATCACCTGGTCCCATTCGTCCACGTCGTAGAAGTCCTGGTAGAAGGTGTCTGAGACGACGAGGGCGTAGTCGGGGTTGATATCGAAACCGACGCCCCTTTCGCTGATTATTCCAGCCGTTCTGAGCCTTTCCTCCTTGTCGCC
Coding sequences:
- a CDS encoding ABC transporter ATP-binding protein, producing MNEEEPIIRFTDVTKVYPLPAGDVVALDHVSLDVMPGEFLAIMGPSGSGKSTLLNLMGCLDTPSSGTLSIKGKDIGTLPDDDLTRLRRDHIGFIFQQFNLIPLLNVIENVEFPHILKEQKGGCIERCLEVLAAVGLEEELFSHTPAELSGGQQQRVAIARALINDPEILLADEPTGNLDTKTGTGIMEILADMNRRGRTIIMVTHDQNVAAYARRRITIVDGKIV
- a CDS encoding ABC transporter permease, coding for MIFLTFAVRNLRRHKARSFLATLGIVIGVFAIASLGVMGNSINLLAAALIADVGDTIIITPHTALGGAGFVGDPRTVVAATIPDADVERIERAAGGNRVIPVLQGAGEITVGSEGGYAQVIGLATDDIPYLLDLEDGNHLRTGSRSALVGTYLAREYDLRAGSRIRLGDEQTIVSGIIAERGFAFDINPDYAVVIVEERFRYFFPDREGYDYVVIRVADPAEIDGVKEDVDSLLNRRDDVVDITDSREALRQMNEIYAAMTRFLLAIGAVSLVIAAVSILNVMIISVTERTREIGVMRSIGALRREILLMFLYEALILGIAGSLIGGAFSFVGGYFISVAAVQVLTAGTTFAEGATVFDPLSIAYILFAMVFGTVTSMASGLYPAWQASRMKPIEAIRG
- a CDS encoding ABC transporter permease; amino-acid sequence: MIFFEFARRNVRLHWLRSLLAVIGIVIGVAAIASMGILGNSLVLSISDTLTDVGDTIVVTPHTGGGNGPPGASSKGISDRQVTEIQRAVGSNVVVPLYVGGDRIVIGGEVGAASIYGMRQEDIPELLDLDDGVYLRGQTTTMVGAKLAEEYDLRVGSRVRVGDKEERLRTAGIISERGVGFDINPDYALVVSDTFYQDFYDVDEWDQVIVKVRDLNEIDAVKAAIEDQLNRREQVVNVLDTKAILETLIETFNSISTFTTAIGGISLVVAGVSIFNVMMMSVTERTKEIGVIRSIGALQKEVLLMFLYESLILGLTGSAIGGLMSFVGGYLAVSVMLQDTSYLFVPSSLVYVLYGMAFGIGTSILSGLYPAWKASHVNPIEALRHE